The proteins below are encoded in one region of Listeria swaminathanii:
- a CDS encoding 50S ribosomal protein L25/general stress protein Ctc, translating into MATTLEVQKRETTQHSEVTRLRSEGKVPGIIYGYKSENVPVSVDSLELIKAVRDNGRNAVFSVTVDGKKLNVLLHEYQVDPLKDVLVHVDLLAVDMNEEVETDVRVVLVGDAPGVKAGGVLQQIIHDVKVSATPEKLPETIELDISSLEIGDVLTTNDLPENKDYVVQAEEEETVVTVSAPRAEEEPTTTEAPEPEAVHGKDEEPVE; encoded by the coding sequence ATGGCAACAACATTAGAGGTCCAGAAAAGAGAAACAACGCAACATTCAGAAGTAACGAGATTGCGTAGTGAAGGAAAAGTACCTGGAATTATTTATGGTTACAAATCAGAGAATGTTCCAGTTTCCGTTGATTCTTTGGAATTAATCAAAGCAGTTCGTGACAATGGTCGAAACGCCGTATTTTCAGTGACTGTAGACGGCAAGAAATTAAATGTTCTATTACATGAATATCAAGTGGATCCGTTAAAAGACGTTTTAGTACACGTTGATTTACTAGCGGTTGATATGAATGAAGAAGTTGAGACCGATGTTCGCGTGGTATTAGTTGGCGATGCACCCGGAGTTAAGGCTGGCGGCGTATTACAACAAATTATCCATGACGTAAAAGTTTCAGCAACACCAGAAAAATTACCAGAAACAATTGAATTAGACATTTCTTCATTAGAAATCGGTGATGTTTTAACAACGAACGATCTTCCGGAAAACAAAGACTATGTCGTGCAAGCAGAGGAAGAAGAAACAGTTGTTACCGTTTCTGCTCCACGTGCTGAAGAAGAACCAACGACTACGGAAGCGCCAGAACCAGAAGCTGTACATGGTAAAGATGAAGAGCCTGTTGAATAA
- a CDS encoding L-lactate dehydrogenase, with amino-acid sequence MKDHQKIILVGDGAVGSSYAFACVNLSIGQEFGIIDIDKDRTIGDAMDLSHAVPFSTPKKIYSANYSDCHDADLVVVTAGTAQKPGETRLDLVNRNIKIMKGIVDEVMASGFDGIFLIASNPVDILTYATWKFSGLPKERVIGSGTSLDTARFRMSIADYLKVDARNVHGYILGEHGDTEFPAWSHTTVGGLPITEWISEDEQGAMDTIFVSVRDAAYEIINKKGATFYGVAAALARITKAILNNENAILPLSVYLDGHYGMNDIYIGAPAVVNRQGVRHIVEMNLTDKEKEQMKNSADTLKKVLDDAMKQVD; translated from the coding sequence ATGAAAGATCATCAAAAAATTATTTTAGTTGGCGACGGAGCAGTTGGTTCTAGTTACGCATTTGCTTGTGTAAATTTAAGCATCGGACAAGAATTCGGCATTATTGACATAGATAAAGACAGAACTATTGGGGATGCAATGGATTTAAGCCACGCTGTTCCCTTTTCCACACCGAAGAAAATCTACTCAGCGAATTATAGCGACTGCCACGACGCAGACTTAGTTGTCGTAACAGCTGGGACTGCACAAAAACCTGGCGAAACTCGTTTAGACTTAGTAAACCGTAATATCAAAATTATGAAAGGCATCGTGGACGAGGTTATGGCAAGCGGATTTGACGGCATTTTTCTAATCGCGTCTAACCCAGTGGATATCCTAACTTATGCGACTTGGAAATTCTCAGGTCTTCCTAAAGAACGTGTTATCGGTTCTGGAACAAGTCTTGATACAGCTCGTTTCCGTATGTCGATTGCCGATTATTTAAAAGTGGATGCTCGTAACGTCCATGGTTACATTCTTGGCGAACACGGTGATACTGAATTTCCAGCATGGAGCCACACAACTGTCGGCGGCCTTCCAATCACTGAATGGATTAGCGAAGACGAACAAGGCGCAATGGATACTATCTTCGTAAGCGTTCGTGATGCAGCTTATGAAATCATTAATAAAAAAGGCGCTACATTCTACGGCGTTGCGGCAGCTCTCGCTCGTATTACAAAAGCAATTCTAAATAACGAAAATGCGATTTTACCACTTTCCGTTTATTTAGATGGCCATTACGGTATGAACGACATTTATATCGGCGCACCTGCAGTAGTTAACCGTCAAGGCGTTCGCCACATTGTTGAAATGAACTTGACCGATAAAGAAAAAGAACAAATGAAAAATTCAGCAGATACACTTAAAAAAGTTCTAGACGATGCAATGAAACAAGTTGACTAA
- a CDS encoding DNA alkylation repair protein: MITFDQLNTELQALENPNTVKIFRNHGCPETLELYGLKIGDLKKIIRREKLTKNHELAVELIESNNSDLIYLGLLAIDPKKVTTEQIEKWNVAFRETWSQLTFGLASLVSKREDALIFAKKWIENDYDLTKAMGWQIFSEHISDLPEAEELLKRAKETLQAESNRTRYSMNSFIISCGIYNDDLHEKAIEAAESVGKVHVNLGKTSCKVPDAILYIEKARNLKN, translated from the coding sequence ATGATTACTTTTGACCAACTTAACACCGAACTTCAAGCATTAGAAAATCCAAATACCGTTAAAATTTTCCGAAATCACGGCTGCCCCGAGACTTTAGAACTTTATGGGCTGAAAATTGGCGATTTAAAGAAAATTATTCGCCGTGAAAAATTGACGAAAAACCACGAACTTGCTGTAGAGCTGATTGAATCGAATAATAGTGACTTAATTTATCTTGGGTTACTTGCGATCGACCCAAAGAAGGTGACCACTGAGCAAATCGAAAAATGGAATGTCGCTTTTCGAGAAACATGGTCACAACTAACTTTCGGACTCGCTTCACTTGTCAGCAAAAGAGAAGATGCACTTATTTTCGCTAAAAAGTGGATTGAAAACGATTATGATTTAACTAAAGCGATGGGCTGGCAGATTTTTAGTGAGCATATTAGTGATTTACCCGAAGCAGAGGAATTACTAAAGCGCGCCAAAGAAACACTGCAAGCGGAATCCAACAGAACGCGATATTCGATGAACAGTTTCATTATCTCTTGCGGCATTTACAACGACGATTTGCATGAAAAAGCGATAGAAGCCGCGGAATCGGTCGGGAAAGTGCATGTAAACTTAGGAAAAACATCTTGCAAAGTTCCTGATGCTATTTTGTATATCGAAAAAGCGCGGAATCTCAAAAATTAG
- a CDS encoding putative heavy metal-binding protein: MIVTTSPNIEGKQIIEYKKIVFGEVITGVNFMKDIGAGLRNFFGGRSQGYEDELINAREEAIREMEQRAKDIGANAVIGVDIDYEVLGADNGMLMVTASGTAVVIEAQDY; encoded by the coding sequence ATGATCGTAACAACCTCACCAAATATTGAAGGCAAACAAATTATTGAGTATAAAAAAATCGTTTTCGGCGAAGTCATCACTGGCGTTAATTTTATGAAAGATATTGGAGCGGGACTGAGAAATTTCTTCGGGGGTCGTTCGCAAGGTTATGAGGACGAGCTTATTAACGCTCGCGAGGAAGCGATTCGCGAAATGGAACAACGCGCGAAAGATATTGGCGCAAATGCCGTTATTGGTGTTGATATTGATTATGAAGTACTCGGAGCGGATAACGGGATGCTGATGGTTACTGCATCTGGTACAGCCGTTGTTATTGAAGCGCAGGATTATTAA
- a CDS encoding YehR family lipoprotein: MNTLKKGTMALFVLVVAVMLVACGVMADTKTYERSQNGVESKLVYTCKGNKVTKQTAENTMLYAALGVSSKEDAEKMFKERIDRFQNIDGVTAKIEYKDDKAIETLEIDYTKISSEDIKGIPGMTTSGDTSKGVSMKASVKLLKSQGYKETK, encoded by the coding sequence ATGAATACGCTTAAAAAGGGAACAATGGCTTTATTTGTACTGGTTGTGGCAGTAATGTTAGTAGCTTGTGGAGTGATGGCAGACACAAAAACGTACGAACGTTCACAAAATGGTGTAGAATCTAAATTGGTATACACTTGTAAAGGAAACAAAGTCACAAAGCAAACAGCTGAAAATACAATGCTTTATGCTGCGCTAGGCGTTAGTTCAAAAGAAGACGCTGAAAAAATGTTTAAAGAAAGAATTGATAGGTTTCAAAACATTGATGGAGTAACAGCGAAAATAGAATATAAAGATGATAAAGCTATTGAAACACTAGAGATAGATTACACTAAAATTTCTTCAGAAGATATAAAGGGAATTCCAGGTATGACTACAAGTGGTGATACTTCTAAAGGGGTTAGTATGAAAGCGTCTGTAAAATTGCTAAAATCTCAAGGCTATAAAGAAACTAAATAA
- a CDS encoding YehR family lipoprotein → MKLLKKGTMALFVMIMAVMLVACGGKEETKTYELSQNGATTKMTYTYVKDKVTKQTTENEMTYAALGFKNKEEAEKALKETSDKFQGVEGVKQGLEYKDDKVIETLEIDYEKADAKELVKLPGFAASGDIESGISMKESSKMLESQGYKEVK, encoded by the coding sequence ATGAAATTGCTTAAAAAGGGTACAATGGCTTTATTTGTAATGATTATGGCAGTAATGTTAGTAGCTTGTGGAGGGAAAGAAGAAACAAAAACGTACGAACTTTCTCAAAATGGAGCTACTACAAAAATGACTTATACTTATGTAAAGGATAAAGTTACTAAACAAACAACAGAAAATGAAATGACTTACGCTGCTCTAGGATTTAAAAACAAAGAAGAAGCTGAAAAAGCGTTAAAAGAAACAAGCGATAAGTTTCAAGGTGTTGAAGGCGTAAAACAAGGCCTTGAGTATAAAGATGATAAAGTAATCGAAACACTAGAAATTGACTACGAAAAAGCAGATGCAAAAGAATTAGTTAAACTTCCAGGATTCGCTGCGAGTGGCGATATCGAAAGCGGAATTAGCATGAAAGAATCTTCAAAAATGCTAGAATCCCAAGGTTATAAAGAAGTTAAATAA
- a CDS encoding ribose-phosphate diphosphokinase, with protein MSNEYFDPKLKIFSLNSNRELAEEIAKEVGIELGKSSVTHFSDGEIQINIEESIRGCHVYVIQSTSNPVNQNLMELLIMIDALKRASAATINIVMPYYGYARQDRKARSREPITAKLVANLIETAGATRMITLDMHAPQIQGFFDIPIDHLNAVRLLSDYFSERHLGDDLVVVSPDHGGVTRARKMADRLKAPIAIIDKRRPRPNVAEVMNIVGNVEGKVCIIIDDIIDTAGTITLAAKALREAGATKVYACCSHPVLSGPAMKRIEESPIEKLVVTNSIALPEEKWIDKMEQLSVAALLGEAIVRVHENASVSSLFE; from the coding sequence ATGTCAAACGAGTATTTTGATCCAAAGTTGAAGATTTTCTCGCTAAATTCTAATCGTGAACTAGCTGAAGAGATTGCGAAAGAAGTAGGTATTGAGTTAGGGAAATCAAGCGTTACTCATTTTAGTGATGGAGAAATCCAAATTAACATTGAAGAAAGTATCCGTGGTTGTCATGTATATGTTATTCAATCAACGAGTAATCCTGTAAACCAGAATTTAATGGAACTTTTGATCATGATTGATGCGTTGAAACGCGCTTCCGCAGCAACAATTAATATTGTTATGCCTTACTATGGTTACGCACGTCAAGACCGTAAAGCAAGAAGCCGTGAACCGATCACAGCGAAATTAGTTGCAAACTTAATCGAAACAGCTGGTGCAACAAGAATGATTACACTTGATATGCACGCACCGCAAATCCAAGGTTTCTTTGATATTCCGATTGATCACTTGAACGCAGTACGCCTTCTAAGTGACTATTTCAGCGAACGTCATTTAGGCGACGATTTAGTAGTAGTTTCCCCTGACCATGGTGGAGTTACTCGTGCCCGCAAAATGGCTGACCGTTTGAAAGCGCCGATTGCTATCATTGATAAGCGTCGCCCGCGTCCAAACGTAGCTGAAGTAATGAACATCGTGGGTAATGTAGAAGGAAAAGTTTGTATTATTATTGATGATATCATTGATACAGCTGGAACAATCACGCTTGCTGCTAAAGCATTACGTGAAGCTGGCGCGACAAAAGTTTACGCATGTTGTTCGCACCCAGTTCTTTCAGGTCCAGCTATGAAACGCATTGAAGAATCGCCAATCGAAAAATTAGTTGTTACAAACTCCATCGCTCTTCCAGAAGAAAAATGGATCGACAAAATGGAACAACTATCTGTTGCGGCTCTTCTTGGTGAAGCAATTGTACGCGTTCACGAAAATGCTTCTGTAAGTTCTTTATTCGAATAA
- the glmU gene encoding bifunctional UDP-N-acetylglucosamine diphosphorylase/glucosamine-1-phosphate N-acetyltransferase GlmU has translation MSKRYAVVLAAGQGTRMKSKLYKVLHPVCGKPMVEHVVDQISTLNVDKVVTIVGHGAEKVQEHLAGKSEFVKQEEQLGTAHAVLQAKAELAGKDGVTLVVCGDTPLIEASTMEALLKYHHEKRAKATILTTVIEDPTGYGRIIRDDLGIVEKIVEHKDATEKEQRISEINTGTYCFDNKALFEALENVSNDNVQGEYYLPDVIKILKDSDEVVAAYRMESFEESLGVNDRIALAEASKLMQRRINENHMRNGVTLVNPESTYIDIDVKIGQDTVIEPGVMLRGKTVIGDDCVVTSGSEIVNSVIGERVNVRTSSIFESKVGDDVQIGPYAHLRPESDIHDHVKIGNYVETKKAVVGEGTKLPHFIYMGDAEIGKNVNVGCGSIAVNYDGKNKAKTIIGDDVFVGCNSNLIAPVKVGDRAFIAAGSTITKDVPDDALGIARAKQDNKLGYAKHLNHGK, from the coding sequence ATGTCAAAACGATATGCTGTAGTGCTTGCTGCTGGCCAAGGCACACGGATGAAATCAAAACTTTACAAAGTGTTGCATCCTGTTTGTGGAAAACCAATGGTCGAACATGTAGTAGATCAAATTTCAACGCTTAATGTTGATAAAGTGGTTACGATTGTGGGTCACGGAGCTGAGAAAGTACAAGAGCATTTAGCTGGTAAAAGCGAGTTTGTAAAACAAGAAGAACAACTTGGAACGGCGCATGCGGTACTTCAAGCAAAAGCAGAACTTGCGGGTAAAGATGGTGTAACTTTAGTTGTTTGTGGTGACACACCTTTAATCGAAGCTAGTACAATGGAAGCTTTGCTGAAATATCACCATGAAAAACGCGCAAAAGCAACCATTCTTACAACAGTTATTGAAGATCCTACAGGTTACGGTCGTATTATTCGTGATGACCTAGGCATTGTAGAAAAAATTGTAGAACATAAAGATGCGACAGAAAAAGAACAACGTATTTCAGAAATTAACACTGGAACATATTGCTTTGATAATAAAGCTCTTTTTGAGGCGTTGGAGAATGTTTCTAACGATAACGTGCAAGGAGAATATTACTTACCAGATGTTATTAAAATTTTAAAAGATTCGGATGAAGTTGTTGCAGCCTACAGAATGGAGTCTTTCGAAGAGTCACTTGGAGTGAACGACCGAATTGCCCTAGCTGAAGCATCCAAATTAATGCAACGTCGAATTAATGAAAATCATATGCGTAATGGAGTGACGCTTGTTAATCCAGAAAGTACGTATATTGATATAGATGTAAAAATTGGTCAAGATACAGTAATTGAACCTGGAGTTATGCTTCGTGGGAAAACTGTAATCGGTGATGATTGTGTGGTTACAAGCGGCTCGGAAATCGTAAACAGTGTTATCGGTGAACGAGTAAACGTCAGAACTTCCTCGATTTTCGAAAGTAAAGTTGGCGATGACGTTCAAATTGGCCCATATGCCCACCTAAGACCTGAATCTGACATTCACGACCATGTGAAAATCGGAAATTACGTCGAAACGAAAAAAGCAGTTGTTGGTGAAGGAACTAAATTACCACATTTCATTTACATGGGAGATGCGGAAATTGGTAAAAACGTCAATGTTGGTTGCGGAAGTATTGCGGTTAATTATGACGGCAAAAACAAAGCAAAAACCATCATTGGTGACGATGTCTTTGTTGGCTGTAACTCAAACTTGATTGCACCAGTTAAAGTTGGCGACCGAGCTTTCATAGCTGCTGGCTCAACTATTACAAAAGACGTTCCTGATGACGCGCTAGGCATTGCTCGCGCGAAACAAGACAACAAACTTGGTTATGCGAAACATTTGAATCACGGTAAATAA
- the spoVG gene encoding septation regulator SpoVG, producing the protein MQVTDVRLRRVETDGRMRAIASITLDEEFVVHDIRVIDGNNGLFVAMPSKRGVDGEFRDIAHPINSDTRAKIQEVVLAEYERVGEEEATAVTEEESESVSAE; encoded by the coding sequence ATGCAAGTAACAGATGTGAGATTACGTCGTGTGGAAACTGATGGAAGAATGAGAGCGATTGCTTCAATCACTTTAGATGAGGAATTTGTAGTTCATGATATTCGCGTTATTGATGGGAATAACGGCTTATTCGTAGCTATGCCAAGTAAACGTGGTGTTGACGGTGAATTCCGTGACATCGCTCACCCAATTAATTCCGATACTCGTGCAAAAATTCAAGAAGTAGTTTTAGCTGAATATGAGCGCGTTGGTGAAGAAGAAGCGACTGCGGTAACAGAAGAAGAATCTGAATCCGTTTCTGCTGAATAA